The proteins below come from a single Chryseobacterium bernardetii genomic window:
- a CDS encoding cytochrome-c peroxidase: MEKGLSILVIFILLISCNNDHYEPAAIDNPQVSLTIPSGFPELNKSVNSNRPTKYGVELGEKLFNDKRLSSDNTVSCSSCHIQEKAFADNNTQAMGIQNRVGLRNVPAVQNMMFMKFYNWDGNILQLESQPMIPIITHEEMGSSILEVIGKIKDDLMYKDLFRKTFGDEAITPERIYRSIVQYEYTLVSANSKYDKVKRNEGVIFTENEAQGYQTFQQKCAGCHSTELFTDQSFRNIGFPVNSNTNEAGRGRVTGLPEDYMSFRVPSLRNVEYTAPYGSFGQFPSLRAVLDYFDKGVLDADNLDPVLKNNGNRIPLTEQEKINLILFMKTLSDRDFVKK, from the coding sequence ATGGAAAAGGGACTAAGCATTTTAGTGATTTTTATACTGTTGATATCTTGTAACAACGATCATTATGAGCCTGCAGCAATTGATAATCCACAAGTATCACTTACTATTCCTTCGGGATTTCCGGAACTTAATAAGTCTGTGAATTCCAATAGACCTACAAAATATGGAGTAGAGCTGGGGGAAAAATTATTCAATGACAAAAGGTTGAGTTCAGATAATACCGTCTCATGTTCAAGCTGTCATATTCAGGAGAAAGCCTTTGCTGATAATAACACTCAGGCAATGGGTATTCAGAATAGAGTAGGACTACGGAATGTACCGGCTGTTCAGAACATGATGTTTATGAAGTTTTACAATTGGGACGGGAATATTCTTCAGTTGGAAAGCCAACCGATGATCCCTATTATCACTCATGAAGAAATGGGTTCTTCTATTTTGGAGGTAATTGGTAAAATAAAGGATGATCTCATGTATAAAGATTTATTCAGAAAAACATTTGGGGACGAAGCCATTACTCCTGAAAGAATTTATAGAAGTATTGTACAATATGAATATACTTTAGTTTCTGCCAATAGTAAGTATGATAAAGTAAAGCGAAATGAAGGAGTGATTTTTACAGAGAATGAAGCCCAGGGATATCAGACCTTTCAGCAGAAATGTGCAGGCTGCCACAGTACAGAGCTTTTTACTGATCAGAGTTTCAGAAATATTGGATTTCCTGTAAATTCTAATACCAATGAAGCCGGACGCGGAAGAGTGACAGGCTTGCCGGAAGATTATATGAGTTTTAGAGTTCCCTCGTTAAGAAATGTAGAATATACAGCTCCTTATGGAAGCTTCGGACAGTTTCCCTCTCTAAGAGCTGTTCTTGATTATTTTGATAAAGGTGTTCTGGATGCAGATAACCTTGATCCTGTTCTTAAAAACAACGGAAACAGAATTCCTCTCACAGAGCAGGAAAAGATCAATCTTATCTTATTTATGAAAACCCTAAGTGACCGGGATTTTGTAAAAAAATAA
- a CDS encoding TonB-dependent receptor plug domain-containing protein, whose product MVAKLTTSQLHKVVFTICVLTSQLLFSQTRKKDSIKGEAIKAVNIYKKSFKEILPAQTLQGEELERLNSHSVADALRYFSGVQIKDYGGMGGLKTVNIRSMGSQHVGVFYDGIQLGNAQNGQVDLGRYSLDDLEEISLYNGQKSEIFQPAKDFGSSGSIYLQPKTPVFAGNRKTNLTIRAKSASIDLFNPSFRLEQKISKRIAASVSAEFLQSDGLYKFRYSRKYPNGATASDTISKRYDSDIKAKRFETSVNGTLNNGSWNIRGYGYISNRGIPAPIVKNRFKARGARMLDENYFVQVNFRKKLFPKFETQLKAKFAYDYTYFNDTVRSQAQYQAKNTYIQREVYLSSSNIYSVNSNWDVSVSGDFQYNNLDADLKNFSYPTRYTTLVALATTYQWNRFKFLGSLLGTFTSEKVKMNFKPDDRREWTPAFFMSYQPASIPELTLRAFYKNIFRLPTFNDLYYTSVGNTFLNPEFTHQYDVGFTYQKKYDKSLIKGIYAKVDGYYNKVTDKIVAIPTTNMFRWMMLNLGKVEIMGADVNLQTELMLGKVKLRPLLAYTYQSAQDKTITKGFKETYYGEQIPYTPKHSGSFTLMADYKDWSFNYSTIYVGERYDGQQDNIRYNYIQPWYTHDLSVQRKLSLAGHPFKINLEMNNVFNQYYDVVLNYPMPGRNFRLTLNFTL is encoded by the coding sequence ATGGTGGCAAAACTAACTACATCTCAACTTCATAAAGTTGTTTTCACAATATGTGTGTTAACATCACAACTCCTGTTTTCTCAAACCCGGAAAAAAGACAGCATTAAGGGAGAGGCCATAAAGGCGGTCAATATCTACAAAAAGAGCTTTAAAGAAATCCTCCCAGCCCAAACTTTACAGGGTGAAGAGCTTGAAAGGCTAAATAGCCACTCCGTTGCCGATGCGTTGAGGTACTTTTCAGGAGTTCAGATCAAGGATTACGGCGGAATGGGTGGTTTGAAGACTGTCAATATCCGGAGTATGGGCAGTCAGCATGTAGGCGTTTTCTATGACGGAATTCAATTGGGAAATGCCCAAAACGGGCAGGTAGACCTGGGAAGATATTCTCTGGATGATCTGGAAGAAATTTCATTGTACAACGGGCAGAAGAGTGAGATTTTCCAACCTGCGAAAGACTTCGGATCATCAGGATCAATCTATTTACAGCCCAAAACACCAGTATTCGCAGGAAACAGGAAAACCAATCTTACCATAAGAGCCAAAAGTGCTTCCATTGATTTATTTAATCCTTCTTTCCGGTTAGAACAGAAGATTTCCAAAAGAATTGCAGCAAGTGTCAGTGCAGAATTTCTCCAAAGTGATGGTCTTTACAAATTTCGTTATAGCAGAAAATATCCCAATGGTGCAACCGCTTCTGATACCATTTCCAAAAGATATGATTCCGATATTAAAGCAAAACGTTTTGAAACATCTGTCAATGGAACTCTGAACAACGGAAGCTGGAACATCCGCGGTTATGGTTATATTTCAAACCGTGGTATTCCGGCACCTATTGTGAAAAACCGTTTTAAAGCAAGAGGGGCGAGAATGCTGGATGAAAATTATTTTGTACAGGTCAATTTCAGAAAAAAACTGTTTCCTAAGTTTGAAACACAGCTGAAGGCTAAGTTTGCTTATGACTACACTTATTTTAATGATACGGTAAGGTCTCAGGCCCAGTATCAAGCAAAAAATACTTATATCCAAAGGGAAGTTTATCTTTCTTCTTCCAATATATATTCAGTAAATTCCAATTGGGATGTGAGTGTAAGTGGAGATTTCCAGTACAATAACCTGGATGCTGACTTGAAAAACTTTTCTTATCCTACCCGTTACACAACCCTGGTTGCATTGGCTACTACCTATCAGTGGAACAGATTTAAATTCTTAGGAAGCCTGTTAGGTACATTTACTTCAGAAAAGGTCAAAATGAATTTCAAACCTGATGACAGAAGAGAATGGACACCCGCTTTCTTCATGAGCTATCAGCCGGCTTCAATCCCTGAACTTACCCTTAGAGCTTTCTATAAAAACATTTTCAGGTTACCCACTTTTAATGACCTGTATTATACCAGTGTTGGCAATACTTTTCTGAATCCGGAATTTACCCACCAGTATGATGTAGGTTTTACCTATCAGAAAAAATATGATAAGTCTTTAATCAAAGGAATCTATGCAAAAGTAGATGGGTATTATAACAAAGTGACAGATAAGATTGTGGCCATCCCAACAACCAATATGTTCCGCTGGATGATGCTTAATCTTGGGAAAGTTGAAATTATGGGAGCAGACGTAAATCTTCAAACAGAATTAATGCTTGGGAAGGTGAAACTTAGGCCATTATTGGCTTATACTTACCAGAGTGCCCAAGATAAAACAATCACTAAAGGATTTAAAGAAACCTATTATGGAGAGCAAATTCCTTATACACCAAAGCACAGCGGATCTTTTACCCTGATGGCAGATTACAAAGACTGGAGCTTTAATTACAGTACAATCTATGTGGGTGAAAGATATGATGGACAGCAGGATAATATCCGCTATAATTATATTCAACCCTGGTATACCCACGACCTTTCTGTTCAGAGAAAACTAAGCCTTGCCGGGCATCCTTTTAAAATAAACCTTGAAATGAACAACGTTTTTAATCAATATTATGATGTTGTACTCAACTATCCCATGCCGGGAAGAAATTTCAGACTCACTTTAAACTTTACACTATGA
- a CDS encoding YncE family protein, translating to MKKLNLCFLFFVFIFLISCRTDDTVIPMEVVEGLNPVEKTTIKGFYVLNEGNMGSNKCTLDFFDYTKGTYFRNIYSEINPNVLKELGDVGNDIKIYGSKMYIVVNVSNTIEVLEAKTAKHIKSIYLQNCRYLTFKDGNAYASSYAGPVDINPLAPKGKVVEIDTLSLSIKRDVTVGYQPEEMEVVGNQLFVANSGGYMVPDYDRTVSVIDLNTFTEKKKIDVAINLHRLKKDNYGDLYVTSRGDYYNVPSNLYLVDAATGAIKKDFHIAVSEMTIVNDKLYYYGNEFNYNTHSYVKTYGIIDVKTEQVISNRIIDKEYEDIIKTPYGIAVNPVTEDIYITDARNYVSMGFVYCFDKSGHFKWKTEGGNIPAHFAFLYN from the coding sequence ATGAAGAAGCTAAACCTGTGTTTTTTATTTTTTGTATTTATTTTTCTTATTTCCTGCCGTACAGATGATACGGTTATTCCCATGGAAGTAGTGGAGGGGCTTAACCCTGTTGAAAAAACAACCATAAAAGGATTTTATGTACTGAATGAAGGGAATATGGGAAGTAATAAATGTACCCTTGATTTCTTTGATTATACCAAAGGAACCTATTTCAGAAATATCTATTCCGAAATCAATCCGAACGTTTTGAAAGAGCTGGGAGATGTTGGAAACGATATCAAAATCTATGGAAGCAAAATGTACATTGTAGTGAATGTTTCCAATACTATTGAAGTGCTGGAAGCGAAAACAGCCAAGCATATCAAATCCATTTATTTACAAAACTGCAGATATTTAACCTTTAAGGATGGAAATGCTTATGCCAGCAGCTATGCCGGCCCTGTAGACATCAATCCATTGGCTCCCAAAGGAAAAGTAGTGGAAATAGATACCCTATCCCTGTCTATCAAAAGAGACGTAACCGTAGGATATCAGCCTGAAGAAATGGAAGTTGTAGGAAATCAGCTGTTTGTAGCCAATTCCGGAGGTTATATGGTTCCGGATTATGACAGAACCGTTTCAGTAATTGATCTGAACACTTTTACAGAAAAGAAAAAAATTGATGTCGCCATCAACCTTCACCGTCTTAAAAAGGACAATTACGGAGATTTGTATGTAACCTCAAGAGGAGATTACTATAACGTTCCTTCCAATTTATATCTGGTGGATGCCGCTACAGGAGCCATTAAAAAAGATTTTCATATTGCAGTGAGTGAAATGACCATCGTGAATGATAAACTGTATTACTACGGAAACGAATTCAACTACAATACCCATTCCTACGTAAAGACTTATGGAATTATAGATGTAAAGACAGAGCAGGTTATTTCCAACAGGATTATTGATAAGGAATATGAAGATATTATTAAAACACCATACGGGATTGCTGTAAACCCTGTAACAGAAGACATTTATATTACAGATGCCCGAAACTATGTATCCATGGGATTTGTATACTGCTTTGATAAAAGCGGACATTTTAAATGGAAAACAGAAGGAGGAAATATCCCTGCCCACTTCGCTTTTTTATACAACTAA
- a CDS encoding cell surface protein translates to MNKKTIKYVTTALLSLFLAGMVASCQNDDEVAAVPTDPEVIPPSFKLDTAYTIERFRVLSIPTNISGKVTWSIKDSIISENAELEFISTKAATYPLTLKVGANKVFQSKIVVTKEAGTFSKYISKVFDFRPAVGQFTNEIPEYELGNTEADMLKKVNGYLVGSNPSMVSLGGYGGYVVFGFDHTIPNLEGRDFKVLGNAFFGNSANDPRSGNCEPGIIMVAYDKNKNGKPDDDEWYEIAGSEYFKNETLKNYNITYFKPDENKTPVPGNDSWQTDVEYIKWQDNIGNAGFKTKMAFHTQSYYPLWLSGASYSFSGTRLKDNYYDQSGTGNYWVGKSYDFGYADNAPNNDEASNIDISWAVDQNGKYVRLPGIDFVKVYTGVNQEAGWLGEVSTEVAGAYDLHFKK, encoded by the coding sequence ATGAATAAAAAAACAATTAAGTATGTAACAACCGCGCTTTTATCCCTTTTTTTAGCGGGTATGGTAGCCTCTTGCCAAAATGATGATGAAGTGGCAGCAGTTCCTACAGATCCGGAAGTAATTCCTCCTTCATTTAAATTAGATACCGCGTATACCATTGAACGTTTCAGAGTATTGAGTATTCCTACCAATATTTCCGGAAAAGTTACCTGGAGCATTAAAGACTCAATTATTTCCGAAAATGCTGAGCTGGAATTTATCAGTACAAAGGCCGCTACTTATCCTTTGACATTAAAGGTGGGAGCTAATAAAGTATTTCAATCCAAAATTGTAGTAACTAAAGAAGCAGGAACCTTTAGTAAATATATCTCCAAAGTATTTGATTTTCGTCCGGCCGTTGGCCAGTTCACAAATGAGATTCCTGAATATGAATTAGGCAATACCGAAGCAGATATGCTTAAGAAAGTGAACGGATATCTTGTAGGATCTAATCCATCAATGGTAAGCCTTGGCGGATATGGAGGTTATGTTGTATTTGGTTTCGATCATACCATCCCTAATCTTGAAGGGAGAGACTTTAAGGTGTTAGGAAATGCATTCTTTGGAAACTCTGCCAATGACCCCCGCTCCGGAAACTGTGAACCGGGAATTATAATGGTAGCCTATGATAAAAACAAAAATGGAAAACCCGATGATGACGAATGGTATGAAATTGCAGGGAGTGAATATTTTAAAAATGAAACACTGAAAAATTACAATATTACCTATTTCAAACCTGATGAAAATAAAACCCCTGTTCCGGGAAATGATAGCTGGCAGACCGATGTAGAATACATCAAATGGCAGGATAATATCGGGAATGCAGGATTTAAAACAAAAATGGCCTTCCATACACAAAGCTATTATCCATTATGGTTATCAGGTGCTTCTTATAGCTTTTCAGGAACCAGGCTTAAAGATAATTATTACGATCAGAGCGGGACAGGAAACTATTGGGTAGGAAAGTCTTATGACTTTGGTTATGCAGATAATGCTCCGAATAATGATGAAGCATCCAATATTGACATTTCCTGGGCTGTTGACCAAAACGGAAAATATGTAAGACTTCCGGGTATCGATTTCGTGAAGGTTTATACTGGTGTAAACCAGGAAGCAGGATGGCTGGGTGAAGTATCCACAGAAGTAGCAGGAGCTTACGATTTACATTTCAAAAAATAA